Part of the Aureitalea marina genome, GATTTTACAGGTCAGGTTTGCGCCGATACTATTGGTCCTTATCAATATTCCGGCGTCGGAGGACAAATGGATTTTATTCGCGGTGCGTCCTTATCCAAAGGGGGTAAACCTATTATCGCCATGCCTTCGACCACTAAGAAAGGAGTGTCCAAGATCGTTCCACATTTGAATTATGGTGCTGGTGTTACCACAACGCGTGCACATATGCATTATGTGGCTACAGAATACGGAGTAGTCGATCTATTTGGGAAGAGCCTGAAACAACGGGCCAAGGTACTGATCTCTATCGCTCATCCCGATCATCAGCAGGATCTCGAGGAACAAATGATCAAGCGATTTAATCTTTGATAGGATTGAAATAATTAACCAAAAAGCCCCGTTAAGGGGCTTTTCACATCAGTCAATCACTTACCCAACAACAGCAGTTCACTGCACTGCACCTCGGTGATAAAGCGCTTGATCCCATCGTTATCTTGGTAAGAGCGGTTGGTTAGTTTGCCCTCTACGGCGATCTCCTGTCCCTTGGTGACATAGTTCTCGACGATCTTTGTCAGACCTCCACGCACTACTACATTATGCCATTGGGTGCGTTCTACTTTATTCCCCTCTTTGTCTTTATAGCTGTCGTCCGTAGCCATACTGAACTTGGCTAGTTTGTTCCCATCTTCGAAAGAAAAGATCTCTGGTTCTTGTCCTAAACGTCCAATCAACTGTACGCGGTTTCTAATTGCATTCATGATTCATCTTTTTAAGTTAAACAGTTAATTCCATGCCGGTTCAAAATTTCCGACAGCACAAACATAGAATCGGATTAAGGGCATAATCGGTAGACATACATTTACAGTCGTTTAAAGGTGTTTTTAAACGTTTACAAATGATAATTACTGACCGCCATCATCAATCAAAACCTATGAAATAACGTCCTTTACGTCATTATCTTTATTAACGTCAAACTGCACATATTATGGAACCATTTACAGTTAGAGAACGAATCATCGAGGCTGTGAACAAGCTGTTTGTTTACACTGACAACAGAGACTGGGATCTCCTGCAAACCGAGGTATTTTCTCCGGAAGTTCATTTAGATATGAGCAGCATGACCGGAGCCGAACCAGAAGACCTTACTTCTGGAGAGATCTGTGAACGTTGGGCTCAGGGTTTCACCGAGGTGGATGAGGTGAACCACCTGGCCGGCAATTACCTGATCACACTGCTATCACTGGACAATGCAGCGGTTCATTGTTATGCTACAGCCACTCATTTCTAAGAGAAGGCAGAAAATGGCCCTACTCGGGAATTTGTCGGTTCGTATGATCTCCGGCTCAGACATACGGATGCTGGCTGGAGAATTTATAACTTCGTTTATCACTTCAAATACGGAGTAGGAAATATGACATTGGATTGATGAATATCCAGCCCATACTGGAGAATGACCATTTTCTGATCAGACCTTTGCGAGAAGAAGATCGCGATCAGCTATTCGCAGTTGCCAATGACCCTATGATCTGGGACCAACACCCGGCCAAGGAACGAGCGACCAAGAAAGGATTTGATCAATTCTTTGATCTGTCTATGAATTCAGGTGGGGCTTTGCTGATCATCGACAAGAATAGCGATAGCGTCATTGGGAGCTCGCGTTACGAATTGCATGAAGACGACCCCTGGCAGTTCAGATCGGATGGACCTATTTGTCCAGATCGTATTGGGGGAACGGCACCAACCAGCAGATCAAAAAATTGATGATAGACCATGCTTTTCTTTCCATGGACAGGGTACTGCTATACATCGATCACAAAAATTTCCGGTCCCAGGCTGCGGCGCGGAAGATCGGTGCAGTACAGATTAGCCTGGAGCAATATCCATTGGTCTACAGGAATCGAGCAGACTATACCACTTTTGTACTGGAAAAAGAGTAAATTGAGAAGAGAAGTACAGCTGATGAATCGCGCCTTTGCCCTTGTATTATTTATGTCCCTATTCTCCTGTAATCAGAAGGTTGGGGGTCCCTGTTCGTATGAGCAAAACAGCTATACCATGGGTGTAACCGAGTTGATCAAAAGTAATGACTCCCTTCAGTTCGTTGTACTGGCAGCTGGAGATGCAGCCTCGGTCAAGCAATTCAAGTTCAGTGCAGAGGAACTGGCAAAATTTGACCTTGATTTTGAACAGATCTCAAGGGACAGAAAAGAATTACAGGTCACATTAGAGGAGATCACCAAAGGCACTTGCACGCCCTATCATTTAGTTGATATAAAACAGGAATAATCCCATGGAGTTACTTACCCTGGCCAAGGCAGAATTAAAGAGAAGTGAAAACGACCCATCCCATCCCTTTCGCTATTTCTTTCTTGGGACCCATGCCCGGTTTCCACAGGTTAGGACAGTTGTTAAGCGAGGCCTGGACGACAGGCTCGGCCTGACCTTCTTTACCGATTCCAGGACGAGAAAAGTAGGGGAGATTCGCCAAAACGACTTGGTTTCGGCCCTTTTTTATCATCCTCAGATCCAATTGCAGATCCGGTTGAATGGCAAGGCCTCCATACTGAGCGAAGACAGTATGGAATACGCCAAGTATTTCAACCAGATCCAAAGTGGCCCTCACAGAAAGGATTATACAACAAAGGAAACTCCTGGGACCCCCAGCATGGACGAATCTGAGATCATATACGGCGAAACCATTCACCTAACGGTTATCAAGATCAGTCCGCATGATCTGGATGTAGTGCAGCTGGGCAAGACCCGGCACCATCGTTCTCATTACGAACGCGATGGGAATCTTTGGATAGAGACCAAACTGGTACCCTGACATGGAACTACTGTTTATCGAAAGGATAAGCACGGAACAACTGGAAGATCTTCACCGGATATCCGTCCATACTTTTAGGTCCAATTATGGGCATCTTAATACTCCGGAAAATCTACAACAACACATAAACCAACACCTCAGCAAAGAGCGGCTTAAAACAGAATTGGAGCATCCCGAAATGCGCTTCTTCTTTGCCTGGGTCGATGGAAAAGTTGTAGGTTATTCCAAGCTTAATACCGGACAGGGGCAAACGGAAGACTATGGTGAGGATCAACTGGAGATAGAACGGATCTATGTCCTTGAAGAATACCAAGGAAACGGATATGGTGGAGCCCTGATCCAACATGCCGAACAGCAAGCAAAAACCCTTGGAAAGTCGAATATCTGGCTGGGAGTTTGGGAGAAAAATCCACGGGCTATTGCCTTTTATGAGCATATTGGATTTAGAAAGATCGGAACGCATACTTTCCAGGTAGGTCAGGACCCTCAAACGGATTGGGTCATGCGCTTATCACTCTAGAAATTTGTACATTCAATACATCAAAAACATCCTTATGTCAAATCTGAATCAAATTGGGCTAGATAGCCAGAAAAGCGCTGAATTAGCACAAAAACTGAACGATCTCTTGGCCAATTATTCCGTGTTTTATCAGAACGTACGTGGTTATCACTGGAATGTTAAAGGGGATAAGTTCTTTGAATTGCACATTAAATTCGAGGAATTATACAACGACCTTTTTGTGAAAATAGATGAAGTTGCAGAACGAATCCTAACCTTGGGATATGCGCCGCAGCATTGCTTTTCTAACTATCTGACCAATTCACAAATCCAAGAGAGTAAGGAAGTCAGTGATGGCATGAAATGCGTAGGGAACATTTTGGCCTCATTTAAACAATTACTCACCAAACAACGAGATATACTTCAACTCTCCGGAGACATTAATGACGAGGGTACCAATGCCCAGATGAGCGATTACATCCGCGAGCAGGAAAAGCTGGTTTGGATGTATTCGGCCTACTTGGCATGATCGGTATTAAATGTGTATATGACCAGAGCGTACGTTGAACCGGTTCGGGAAGTCTTAAATGCTCAATCCAATCCGGATAGAGCAAAAGGACAAACCGCTTATATGCGGAATCAGTTTGAATTTTTTGGTCTTACCGCTGGGGAAAGGAGAAAGGCACTAGCTCCTTTCCTTAATAAAAATACGCTCCCTGAAAAATCTGATCTCCATCAATTGGTCCATCGACTTTGGAAAGAACCTCAACGGGAGTTCCAGTATTTCGGACAAGAGTTGGTCGCAAAATTCAAACGTCATCTAGATCTATCAGATATCCCCCTGCTGGAGTTTATGATCACCCATAAATCCTGGTGGGATACGGTAGATTTTATTGCCACTCATTTGGTCGGCATTGTGTTGGCTAATTACCCAAAAGCCAGGGGAAAACTATGTGATAATTGGTTTGAGTCCGGGAATATTTGGCTTCAGCGTACGGGCCTGCTGTTCCAGCTCAAATACAAGGATCTACTGGACACAGAGCTACTCTCCAGGCAGATCGATCGGCTTAAGGATAGCAAAGAGTTCTTTATACGAAAGGCTATTGGCTGGATATTAAGGGAGTATAGCAAGACCAATCCAAATTGGGTAAGACAATTTGTGAGCGATAGGCCGGAATTGAGTAATTTGAGTAGACGGGAAGCCTTGAGACTGAACAATAAAAACTGAAATTTCATGCCCGATATAATCGTGGAGACCGACCGCCTCATCCTAAGGGAATTTCGTCCACAAGACGCTGAGAAGATGTATCTGCTCAACCTGGATCCGGAAGTGATCCGATATACAGGCGATCCTCCCTTCCAATCCGTGCAGGATGCCTCCAATTTTCTCACAGGTTACGACGATTACAAGAGCAATGGCTATGGTCGCTGGGCTGTTTTGCGGAAAGTAGATGGAGAGTTTATTGGCTGGTGTGGACTCAAAAAACACCAGGATGGCATGGTCGATATCGGATTTCGATTTTATCGAAAGGATTGGGGAAAAGGGTATGCCACCGAAAGTGCCCAGGCAACGCTCAATTTTGGTTTGGAAGAACTTGCTCTGGAAGAGATCGTAGGCCGTGCAGCCCGCGAGAACCTGGCTTCTATCCGAGTACTTGAAAAACTGGGGATGGCTTATTGGAAAGATGCCCCTTGTGACGGTATTGCTGACGCCGTCTATTATCGAATACGCAGGTGAACATTCCTGCCATTTTCTGATTAACTTTATGAAGTACTTCACTAACAACCCTTTCCATGGAAAACAAACAATTGGTCCGCCTGGCAATCATACTTAAACATAGTTCCCGCATCGTTTTACTGATTTTAAGTGTCGGGGTCTTGATCTTTGCTTTGCTATCCGGGTCCGAATCCATGGGTGGAGGGATCAAAGGCCTGCTGAAGAACATACCCAACACCCTTCCTTGGACTGTCTTGATCCTAGCTGTATTGTCCAGTTATAAATGGGCAAAAGCAGGGAGTTTAATATCTTTATTGGTGAGTTTAGGATTGATGTACTTTTTGAATTTTTCCAGGGGCAATTTCTTCCTATCAACCTTTGTCCTTTGTTTGCTCCTAGTGTTCCTGAGCTTTACTTTGGTTTTAACAACATGGTCCTCCGCTCAAAAACCTGAACCGGAAGAAAAATAAGCTCCAGCACAACATTAATTGACAACCATTATGGCCAGGAAAGGTAAATTTTGGAGCTTGAACTTTATGAAAATAACCTGACACAACTGGATAGTTGCCAATAATAAACGAAAAGCATGAGTAAGTATCATATCAAGACTCTGGAAGAATACTTTCAAGTTTACAGACAGTCTGTCCGCGATCCCGAGCTGTTCTGGGAAGAGGTGGCAGAAGAACATTTCATCTGGAGAAAACGTTGGGACAAGGTCCTGGATTGGGATTTTGACAAACCTGCAGTAGAATGGTTCCCAGGCGCAAGGCTAAACATAACAGAAAATTGCCTGGACCGGCACCTGACGATTCGCCGTAACCAAACTGCTATCATCTTTGAACCCAACGACCCTTCAGAGCAGGCTCAGCACATCAGTTACGTGGAATTGTACCGCAAGGTTTGCCAGATGGCGAATGTGCTGACCGAAATGGGCATTAGCAAGGGAGATCGGGTATGTGTATACCTACCCAT contains:
- a CDS encoding DNA alkylation repair protein: MTRAYVEPVREVLNAQSNPDRAKGQTAYMRNQFEFFGLTAGERRKALAPFLNKNTLPEKSDLHQLVHRLWKEPQREFQYFGQELVAKFKRHLDLSDIPLLEFMITHKSWWDTVDFIATHLVGIVLANYPKARGKLCDNWFESGNIWLQRTGLLFQLKYKDLLDTELLSRQIDRLKDSKEFFIRKAIGWILREYSKTNPNWVRQFVSDRPELSNLSRREALRLNNKN
- a CDS encoding GNAT family N-acetyltransferase, with protein sequence MELLFIERISTEQLEDLHRISVHTFRSNYGHLNTPENLQQHINQHLSKERLKTELEHPEMRFFFAWVDGKVVGYSKLNTGQGQTEDYGEDQLEIERIYVLEEYQGNGYGGALIQHAEQQAKTLGKSNIWLGVWEKNPRAIAFYEHIGFRKIGTHTFQVGQDPQTDWVMRLSL
- a CDS encoding DUF7670 domain-containing protein; this encodes MENKQLVRLAIILKHSSRIVLLILSVGVLIFALLSGSESMGGGIKGLLKNIPNTLPWTVLILAVLSSYKWAKAGSLISLLVSLGLMYFLNFSRGNFFLSTFVLCLLLVFLSFTLVLTTWSSAQKPEPEEK
- a CDS encoding GNAT family N-acetyltransferase: MNIQPILENDHFLIRPLREEDRDQLFAVANDPMIWDQHPAKERATKKGFDQFFDLSMNSGGALLIIDKNSDSVIGSSRYELHEDDPWQFRSDGPICPDRIGGTAPTSRSKN
- a CDS encoding GNAT family N-acetyltransferase, with the protein product MPDIIVETDRLILREFRPQDAEKMYLLNLDPEVIRYTGDPPFQSVQDASNFLTGYDDYKSNGYGRWAVLRKVDGEFIGWCGLKKHQDGMVDIGFRFYRKDWGKGYATESAQATLNFGLEELALEEIVGRAARENLASIRVLEKLGMAYWKDAPCDGIADAVYYRIRR
- a CDS encoding Dps family protein; its protein translation is MSNLNQIGLDSQKSAELAQKLNDLLANYSVFYQNVRGYHWNVKGDKFFELHIKFEELYNDLFVKIDEVAERILTLGYAPQHCFSNYLTNSQIQESKEVSDGMKCVGNILASFKQLLTKQRDILQLSGDINDEGTNAQMSDYIREQEKLVWMYSAYLA
- a CDS encoding GNAT family N-acetyltransferase; translation: MSRSYWGNGTNQQIKKLMIDHAFLSMDRVLLYIDHKNFRSQAAARKIGAVQISLEQYPLVYRNRADYTTFVLEKE
- a CDS encoding single-stranded DNA-binding protein, translating into MNAIRNRVQLIGRLGQEPEIFSFEDGNKLAKFSMATDDSYKDKEGNKVERTQWHNVVVRGGLTKIVENYVTKGQEIAVEGKLTNRSYQDNDGIKRFITEVQCSELLLLGK
- a CDS encoding pyridoxamine 5'-phosphate oxidase family protein; the protein is MELLTLAKAELKRSENDPSHPFRYFFLGTHARFPQVRTVVKRGLDDRLGLTFFTDSRTRKVGEIRQNDLVSALFYHPQIQLQIRLNGKASILSEDSMEYAKYFNQIQSGPHRKDYTTKETPGTPSMDESEIIYGETIHLTVIKISPHDLDVVQLGKTRHHRSHYERDGNLWIETKLVP
- a CDS encoding nuclear transport factor 2 family protein, with product MEPFTVRERIIEAVNKLFVYTDNRDWDLLQTEVFSPEVHLDMSSMTGAEPEDLTSGEICERWAQGFTEVDEVNHLAGNYLITLLSLDNAAVHCYATATHF